CCGCCCGGGCATGTTGTCCTGCAGTTCCGGACACAATTCAAATACCATGTCCACATAGTTCGAATCTTTTATACCGCTGGAAAAAATCAAAGTGGTGGAATCGGACTGGCGGAGTAAGTATTCCAGCTCGAAAACTTTGTAATTGGTATTTACCGACGTCAATACCGCTCCCATTTTGGCACAGGCAAATTGCAATATGACCCATTCCGGTATATTGGGGGCCAGCAGAGCAATATGTTCGCCCCTTCTAATACCCAGGGCCATTAATGATTTGGCCACCCGGTTGCATTGCTGCTGAAACTGCCGGTATGTATATCTTAGATCCCTGTCCGGGTAAACCAGTGCTTCATTATGGGGGAACCTTCCTGCTGACAGATCCAGCAACTCGCCCATGGTAATTTGACTCTGTAAATTTTTCATGTTATCACCCCTGATTCTTTGTCTGATTAACGTATTAAAGCTGAAAATTTAAAATAAAAACCTCTCATCCCGGTAAGGGACGAGAGGTATTTCTCGCGGTACCACCCTAATTGATAAAGCCGTTGGTGGAGATGAGGGGAATCGAACCCCTGACCTCCTGAATGCCATTCAGGCGCTCTCCCATCTGAGCTACATCCCCATGACTTTAACCACTTGGTGTGTTAACGGTACTTGCCGTCCCGGTGTACTTTTTTCCACCGGGCAACTCCGGGGCGAGTTCATTCACCTTACCCACCGCCTCGCACCAACCGGCGGCTCTCTGGGGGTAAACAGCGATATTACTACTCCCCTTCACAGTTTTTAGCATATTGAACTGACCATAATTATAAAATAATAAATATTGAAAGTCAACGCCAAATTAGTTACATACTTAACGGGGATTTTACTACCTGGGCGTCTCCCCACAAGTGCTCCAGATTGTAAAAACGGCGTTGTTCCTCCTGGAAAATATGGATTACCACCGAACCGTAGTCCAGTAAAACCCACTGCGCCGTCCTGAACCCTTCCCTGCGTGGTTGACCAACGCTGTGCTGCTGTAATTTATCTTCAATTGCATCGGCAATGGCCCGGGCATGTACCGGCGATCTACTACTGCAAATAACAAAGTACTCCGCCACCACGGAAACCCCACCGATGTTTAACACGGTGATATCCATAGCCCTTTTACCTTCCGCCGCTTCTACAGCCAACTGCACAAGAACACCAGGTTCAATTATCAACAAGCAATCCCCCTAAAAATTATTCGTATACTTTTTCGTATTATAATTGATATTCGCCCCGGTTCTGAAAGTTCCTGCCCGGTGATAGAAAACAAGTAAAACAGGCATCCTTTTATCACAGCCCAAAGCTAAACAGGCTTTTCTTTAATTTAGACATCCGTGCCGCTAACCCGACACCAGCAAAAAGGATGGAAATTACCTAACGCTATTGTTAAGATAGTTTAAGTCTAATCCAGTTACGTGTACTTACAGCTTTGGGGTGAATTAATTCACCATTGCGCAGTGACATTGTTATGGTAGCGTCCAAACACCACAGCATAGCCCGGTCCAAGTCCCGCCACATAATTTCCCGCAGTTCCTGTACACCCGGAAAAGCACGCCCGGGCTCAGCTTTGTCTGCAATAAATATTATTTTATCCAGTAATGTCATATCCTTGTCGCCCAGCGTATGCAAAGCAACAGCCTGTAAAACGGCCTGGTTCTGCACACCAAACTGTCGCCCGGCCAGTAATGCCCCCACAGGAGCATGTAAAATAACCGGCAAGGCCTCATCCACTTCGTCAACGGGTATATGGTTCTGCCGGGCCAGTAGCAATAATTTCTTCCCTGGTAGATCCCGGGCGCAATCGTGCAGCAAGCCCGCAAGGGCGGCCTTTCGGCTGTCGGCACCATAAAACTGGGCCAGCTTAACCGCAGTATCCCGTACACCCAGCGAGTGTTTTAACCTTTTATAACTAAGCATATCCCGTAACCGTTCCAAATAACCCCGCTGCAGCATTTTTTCCCCCATTTGTTAAGTTTAATCAAATAAATGATGATTTATTTAAGCCGGGAGGTGCCGGTGCTTGTCATTAGATGGCTCAACCGTTGAGATTATAAAAATTATATCATATTTAATTATATTGTCTTTATACTTGAACGGGCTGTTCGAAAGGCCTCTTAAAATCCACTTATAATTTCAACGTTAACTGATTTTTTGCGCTGCTTACGCAGGTGCCGTGTTAACCGCCGGCGCGGGAAGTGGATAATTTTAATACCGGGGTGTTGATAATGTGGGTAAACCTGTGGATAAACTGTTTATGGTTGTGTATAAACCCGGGTTACCGGCCAACCGCTCATTGTTCCGTACCTGCGCGGAGGAATAAATACGCTTTTTAGGGCGGCAAGAGTTATCCACAGGACCTGCGTTCTGCCACCGGAATAAAAAGCGTGGGCTTGATGTAAAAAACCCACGCAGGAGAACTATTTAATTAACAACTGATCAAAACTTACTTTAGTTTCAATTTGATCCGGTTCCCATTAAGGATTGTGACAATCTATAACTAATTTATTTTAAATCTCGAAATAGTATTTTGCAATTCCGCTGATATATTAGCCAATTCTTGAGCCGCAGCGGACACTTGCTGCACAGTGGACGCTATCTGCTGGTTTGATGCGGACAGTTGCTGCATGCCCTCGTTAGTTTGCTGAGCCCCGCCGGCGATATCTTTAATTACCAGTGTATTATTTTGTATGGCGTTGATAATTTGGTCCAGTAAAGCACCGGCGTTATTGGCCACCTGCACCCCTTCTTTAACCTCTTCCACACTACCTTCAATAGCGGTTACAGCTTGCCCGACTCCCACCTGTATTTTTTCTATTAACCCGGCAATTTCATTGGCGGCTACCGCTGATTTTTCCGCCAGCTTGCGCACTTCCTCGGCTACCACGGCAAATCCCCGGCCTTGTTCCCCGGCCCGGGCCGCTTCAATGGCAGCGTTTAAGGCTAAGAGGTTGGTCTGTTCTGCTATATTGGTTATCACGCTGGTAATCTCCCCAATTTGGCTCGATTGCTCACCAAGATTTCTAATGGCTGAGGCAACATTTTTTGATGCTTCGGAAATAGCATGCATTTTAGTCACCGTATCCTTGACTGCCTGGTTTCCTTCCTCGGCTAAATGTTGCATTTGTTCCGATTCTCCGGTTGCTTTTTCGGCATTTTCCGCCCCTTGGGTTGATGTGGCCGCAACTTCACTGGTAGTGCTGGCCACTTCCTCCACGGTGGCGCTTACCTCCTCACTGGAAGAAGCAAGTTCCTGGCTATGTGATGCCAATCGATCAGAATTATCTCGAACATTAACTATCATGCTTTTCAGGTTGTTCACCATTTCAGCAAACGCTATTTTAAGAGAGCCTATTTCATCCTTGCTACCGCTTGTATTCAATTCCAGCGTTAAATCCCCCTGGGCGATAATACCGGCTTCATTCTTTAACTGGATAATTGGCCTGGTTATATTGTTGGTTACCCAAAAGCCAACAACAGCAGCTATCGCCAATAGTACCAAGCATATTAATAGAGCACGATTAATTGCAGCTTGTACGGGAGCATACATTTCATCAATATCCTGCTGCACCACTAAACTCCACCCGGTATCCGCCACCGGCATATAATGTGCGTAAACCTGTTTTTGGGTTAAAGGATCAGCAAATTCACCCTCCCCGGTTTTACCCTGCATGGCCAACTGGACCATTGGCACACCGGAAGCGTCTTTCATTTCCTGCACATAGGCAGCATTTTTATGTGCCGCGATAATTCCGTTTTGATCCACCAAATAAGCCTGGCCTGTATTACCGTATACTAACTGGTTGGTAAATTCACTTAAACGC
This sequence is a window from Desulfallas thermosapovorans DSM 6562. Protein-coding genes within it:
- the rsfS gene encoding ribosome silencing factor, encoding MIIEPGVLVQLAVEAAEGKRAMDITVLNIGGVSVVAEYFVICSSRSPVHARAIADAIEDKLQQHSVGQPRREGFRTAQWVLLDYGSVVIHIFQEEQRRFYNLEHLWGDAQVVKSPLSM
- a CDS encoding methyl-accepting chemotaxis protein translates to MNVSLKLKLMMVIGVLLFVAVAVVGYSSISVMRDNLKTEAQLKQRMLAEAFEKQVEQFLYDAMGMVKTTAQLPDVKDVSSIPLIQEEFMGVPLEVDREKRDILNFIIDNYGYFAYMEQITAPGAGYNIVLEPWEYQLDLKQLDFGHRNWAQQAISKMDTHVSEVYISSSLQKPVVAISHPVTGANGELTAVLMGALTLERLSEFTNQLVYGNTGQAYLVDQNGIIAAHKNAAYVQEMKDASGVPMVQLAMQGKTGEGEFADPLTQKQVYAHYMPVADTGWSLVVQQDIDEMYAPVQAAINRALLICLVLLAIAAVVGFWVTNNITRPIIQLKNEAGIIAQGDLTLELNTSGSKDEIGSLKIAFAEMVNNLKSMIVNVRDNSDRLASHSQELASSSEEVSATVEEVASTTSEVAATSTQGAENAEKATGESEQMQHLAEEGNQAVKDTVTKMHAISEASKNVASAIRNLGEQSSQIGEITSVITNIAEQTNLLALNAAIEAARAGEQGRGFAVVAEEVRKLAEKSAVAANEIAGLIEKIQVGVGQAVTAIEGSVEEVKEGVQVANNAGALLDQIINAIQNNTLVIKDIAGGAQQTNEGMQQLSASNQQIASTVQQVSAAAQELANISAELQNTISRFKIN
- the yqeK gene encoding bis(5'-nucleosyl)-tetraphosphatase (symmetrical) YqeK is translated as MLQRGYLERLRDMLSYKRLKHSLGVRDTAVKLAQFYGADSRKAALAGLLHDCARDLPGKKLLLLARQNHIPVDEVDEALPVILHAPVGALLAGRQFGVQNQAVLQAVALHTLGDKDMTLLDKIIFIADKAEPGRAFPGVQELREIMWRDLDRAMLWCLDATITMSLRNGELIHPKAVSTRNWIRLKLS